Below is a genomic region from Pectobacterium polaris.
TATCATCAGGCTGCACGTTATGCCGCGCCGCTGATTCTGGAAGGTGGCTCGATCCATGTCGATGGTGAAGGTACGTTGCTGACCACGGCAGAATGCTTGCTCAACCCGAACCGTAACCCGCACCTGAGCAAGGCAGAAATCGAACAGCTGATGCGTGATTACCTCAGCATCTCGACGATTATCTGGCTGGAAGAGGGCGTGTACAACGACGAAACCGACGGGCATATCGATAACATGTGCTGTTTCGTGCGTCCCGGTGAAGTCGCGCTGCACTGGACGGATGATGAAAACGATCCGCAGTATGCACGTTCCGTCGCGGCCTATGAGGTGCTGTCTGCTGCGCGCGATGCACAAGGGCGTGAGCTGAAAATCTGGAAACTGCCTGCACCCGGCCCGCTGCATGCGACCAAAGAGGAAGCGCAGGGCGTGGACAGCGGCGATGCGGTTGAACGCCTTGCCGGCTCGCGTCTGGCGGGTTCTTACGTGAATTTCCTGATCAGCAATCAGCAGATCATTTTCCCGCTGCTGGATGAGAAGACGGATGACGTTGCACGCGATCTGCTGCAACAGATGTTCTCTGGCTACTTGATTAGCGGCGTGCCTGCGCGGGAAATCCTGCTGGGCGGGGGAAATATTCACTGCATTACGCAGCAAATCCCTTCGGTGAAGTAACGGTTGAGCCGTTAACTGACGGTTTAAAAGAAGGGTGGCGGGTGTCCTGCTCGCTATAAAAAAAGCCGGTTGGCGCGATAGCGTGAACCGGCTTTTTGATTGGACGAACCTTCGTCCGTCTGTTTTCGATAAAGCTTAGCCGCGTTTAGCGTCGGCTGCTGCTTTCACGATGACAGCAAAGGCGTCAGCTTTCAGTGATGCACCGCCAACCAGCGCGCCATCGATGTCCGGCTGGGTGAACAGCTCGGCCGCATTCGCGGCATTCACCGAACCGCCGTACTGGATGATCACTTGTTCAGCAACGGCAGCATCTTGCTTGGCGATATGGTCACGGATGAATTTGTGAACAGCCTGAGCCTGTGCTGGGGTTGCAGATTTGCCGGTACCGATAGCCCATACAGGTTCGTAGGCAACAACGGTGTTTTCAAACGCTTTCGCGCCCAGCGTGTTCAGCACGGCGTCCAGTTGACGCGCACAGACGGCTTCCGTCTGGCCTGCTTCGTTTTCTGCTTCAGTTTCGCCAATGCACAGTACTGGAATCAGGCCCGCGTCTTTCAGCACGCCAAATTTCTTCGCAATGAATTCATCGCTTTCTTTGTGGTAGGTGCGGCGCTCAGAGTGGCCGATGATGATGTATTTCGCGCCGATATCTTTCAGCATTTCGGCAGAGGTTTCACCGGTGAAAGCGCCAGAAAGATTCACGTCAACGTTCTGCGCGCCCAGAGCAATACGGCTGCCAGCCAGTTGGTGATTAGCCTGATCGAGATAGATAGCAGGTGGTGCAATCGCTACGCCACAGCCGTCAACGGTGCTGAGCTCTTTACGCAGGCCCGCAATCAGTTCGTTGACCATGTGAGTGCTGCCGTTCAGCTTCCAGTTACCCATAACTAATGGATGTCGCATCTTTTTTCCTCCAGCCGGAATCGCGAATGAATCAATATGTTAATGAATCAATGCATTAATGAATAAACAGTACTGCCGTCAGGCAATATAACCTGCCCACAGTATAGAGACGAAATGTGACCGTGGCTCTGTTTTTCGTCATTAATTACCGTGTTGATCACGGTTCAGATAGCGTTAGCTTAATCGGTTCAACAGCAAAAGTTAGCCCTTTTTCGCCGTCATCTGCAACGACATAGCGCAAGGCCCCTTCCGTCTGCTGGTAAAAGCGCTGTCCTTTGCCTTTTCCCAGCAGTTCGGTGACTTTTTTCACACTCTGTTCTTCCGTCAGTGACGGTGCGAATGTTCGCGCCAGTGCAGCCATATAGTCGATAGCCTGCTTACGGCGCGCTGCGGTTTCTTGTTCGCTTTGCGGCTGCGGCAGCCAGGTAATTTGCAGCGTTTTGATTTTCCCGGTGCCTTTCTCCAGCGCGGTTGAGGCATAGAGATGGTCATTGATCCGGCTGGCGGCGCGAGTCAACATGCTGGTGATATTACCGGTGTCGACAACCCGAAATTCACCGATCGGCAGTGCCGGATTGCTCAGGTTATAGCGAGAACGGAACTGCGTGATGGTTTGATCGAAAGTAGGGGCACCAGCCAACAGATACGGCGCATTGGCTGAGGGTTTAGGCGGGAACGTCGGATCGGCACCCGCATGAGTCTGGTACAGCACCAGCGATGATAAAACCAAAAGTGAAGCGATGCGTTTTCGTGTCATAGGGATTCGGGTCAGCCACTTCAGAAGATGTCCAGGCCGATAACGGCAGAATACGTTTGATTAAAGCGGCATTTGTACGTCGTTGTCAAAAATAGTACGTCGTTGTGAGAAATCGCACGTGGCTGACAAAAATCGCGTAAAGATTGCGGGCAACTGTCTCGGTTGAGGTAAAATCAGCCAGCGTAAAATACAGATTAATTCGGCCAGACAGGCCGACAATTCAGGGCGTTATCGTTAATGACATTACAGCAGTGGTGCTTCTCGTTTAAAGGCCGAGTTGGTCGTCGTGATTTCTGGCTTTGGATGGCTATTTGGGTCGCGCTGATGGCGGTGCTGTTTACGCTATCCGGTCAAAACTGGCTGGATACGCAATCGACGGCGTTTGGTTTGGTGGTATTGCTGTGGCCGACGGCGGCGATCATGGTGAAACGGCTGCATGACCGTAATAAGAGCGGCTGGTGGGCGCTGCTGCTCGTGGTGGCGTGGATGTTGGTCTCGGGGAATTGGACGATGTTCTCGTCCATCTGGCAGTGGGGCATTGGCCGCTTCTTGCCGATCCTGATTGTCGTGATGACGCTGCTCGACTGCGGCGTTTTTCTGGGGACAAAAGGGGAAAATCGCTTTGGCGCAGCGGCGGAGCCGTTTCGTTTCCGCCGCTAATTAACAACGAACTGCCGTTACCAATAGTTTTCGGCAGTCATATGACCGGGTCTGCGGCGCAGGTGCTTGGTCATTTGGCGCTCTTCTTTCAGCAACAGCTGCGTGTCGCGCACCATCTGCGGGTTGCCGCATAGCATGACGTGGCTTGTTGCCGCATCCATCGGCAGGCCCACAGCGGCTTCCAGCGTACCGCTGCTGATAAGCTGGGGAATGCGGCCCGTCAGCGAGCCCGTTTCTTCTTCTCGGCTGACGACCGTTTGGATACGCAGTTGACCGTGATAGCGCTGCTGTAATTGCTGCATCAGCGGCAAATAGCTCAGATCGCGTGAGAAGCGGGCGGCGTGAACCAGCACGATATTCTTAAAGCGCTCCAGACCTTTACCTTCCTGAAGAATCGACAGATAAGGGCCAATGCCCGTCCCTGTTGCCAGCATCCACAGCGTTTCACAATCAGGCACTTCTTCCAGCACGAAAAAGCCGGCAGCTTCTTTGACAATCAGGACGTCTGAACCGGGCTGCAGCGCATGCAGATGCGGGCTAAGCTTGCCTTCTGGCACCGTCACCAGATAGAACTCAAGCGTGGGATCGCTGGGCGCATTCACGTAGGAATAAGCGCGCTGCACTTTCTCACCATCAATCTCCAGCGCCAGTTTGCCATACTGCCCGGCAGTGAATGCATCGGTGGGCGCGTGAACCCGAATGCTAAACAGACTTTCTGTCCAGTTTTCTACCTGAACCACTTTGCCTGTCACCCATTCCGCCATATTTTTCTGCTCCTGTTGCTTGCATTAGACGCTGCTATTTTTGCATGTAAGTCGTGCATCTACGATACGCCATTTATTAACAACTGTGAAACAATCAGTCAGTCGGGCAGTAGCCTGTTACAGCAGGAACTCGTGCAGCGTACGATCCTTACGATCCAGATAGTGCGTCGATTTAATCCGGCGGATCGTGCGGGATTTACCGCGGATCAACAGCGTTTCGGTCGTTGCTATGTTGCCTTTACGCGCGATCCCGTCCAGCAAATCACCTTTGGTGATGCCAGTTGCAGAGAAAATCACGTTGTCGTTGCGCGCCATGTCATCAAGCTTGAGGACGCCACCCGCTTCGATGCCCATTTGGCGGCAGCGTGCCAGCTCATCTTCACCGATGCGACGGTTTTCGGCGCTATCGCCTTTGACCTGATGACGTGCCAGCAAACGCCCCTGCATGTCGCCATCAAGCGCGCGGATAACGGCTGCTGAGATCACACCTTCTGGCGCGCCGCCGATGCCGTACAGCACGTCAACTTCGCTGTCTGGCATACAGGTGAGGATGGATGCCGCTACGTCGCCGTCTGGAATCGCGAACACTTTCACACCCAACTGCTGCATGTCCGCGATGCAGGCATCGTGGCGTGGTTTAGCGAGTATAGTCACCGTTAACTGGCTGAGCGGTTTACCCAGCTTCAGTGCGACATTACGCAGGTTGTCCGCCAGCGGCAGGTTGAGGTCAATCGCGCCTTTCGCCTCGGGGCCGACAATCAGCTT
It encodes:
- the aguA gene encoding agmatine deiminase, whose amino-acid sequence is MSQLATPHLTTPHQDGFAMPAEWAPHDAVWMIWPYRTDNWREQGVPAQKTFARVAEAIAQNTPVIMGVPARYMADAQNVMPVNVTLVEMESDDAWMRDTGPTIVLNQAGERRGIDWQFNAWGGELGGLYEDWRQDEKVAAQVLDYHQAARYAAPLILEGGSIHVDGEGTLLTTAECLLNPNRNPHLSKAEIEQLMRDYLSISTIIWLEEGVYNDETDGHIDNMCCFVRPGEVALHWTDDENDPQYARSVAAYEVLSAARDAQGRELKIWKLPAPGPLHATKEEAQGVDSGDAVERLAGSRLAGSYVNFLISNQQIIFPLLDEKTDDVARDLLQQMFSGYLISGVPAREILLGGGNIHCITQQIPSVK
- the tpiA gene encoding triose-phosphate isomerase, with product MRHPLVMGNWKLNGSTHMVNELIAGLRKELSTVDGCGVAIAPPAIYLDQANHQLAGSRIALGAQNVDVNLSGAFTGETSAEMLKDIGAKYIIIGHSERRTYHKESDEFIAKKFGVLKDAGLIPVLCIGETEAENEAGQTEAVCARQLDAVLNTLGAKAFENTVVAYEPVWAIGTGKSATPAQAQAVHKFIRDHIAKQDAAVAEQVIIQYGGSVNAANAAELFTQPDIDGALVGGASLKADAFAVIVKAAADAKRG
- a CDS encoding YiiQ family protein, whose translation is MTRKRIASLLVLSSLVLYQTHAGADPTFPPKPSANAPYLLAGAPTFDQTITQFRSRYNLSNPALPIGEFRVVDTGNITSMLTRAASRINDHLYASTALEKGTGKIKTLQITWLPQPQSEQETAARRKQAIDYMAALARTFAPSLTEEQSVKKVTELLGKGKGQRFYQQTEGALRYVVADDGEKGLTFAVEPIKLTLSEP
- a CDS encoding DUF805 domain-containing protein is translated as MTLQQWCFSFKGRVGRRDFWLWMAIWVALMAVLFTLSGQNWLDTQSTAFGLVVLLWPTAAIMVKRLHDRNKSGWWALLLVVAWMLVSGNWTMFSSIWQWGIGRFLPILIVVMTLLDCGVFLGTKGENRFGAAAEPFRFRR
- the fpr gene encoding ferredoxin--NADP(+) reductase, with product MAEWVTGKVVQVENWTESLFSIRVHAPTDAFTAGQYGKLALEIDGEKVQRAYSYVNAPSDPTLEFYLVTVPEGKLSPHLHALQPGSDVLIVKEAAGFFVLEEVPDCETLWMLATGTGIGPYLSILQEGKGLERFKNIVLVHAARFSRDLSYLPLMQQLQQRYHGQLRIQTVVSREEETGSLTGRIPQLISSGTLEAAVGLPMDAATSHVMLCGNPQMVRDTQLLLKEERQMTKHLRRRPGHMTAENYW
- the glpX gene encoding class II fructose-bisphosphatase, whose product is MKRELAIEFSRVTEAAALAGYKWLGRGDKNAADNAAVQAMRIMLNQVNINGQIVIGEGEIDEAPMLFIGEQVGTGQGDAVDIAVDPIEGTRMTAMGQANALAVLAVGEKGTFLHAPDMYMEKLIVGPEAKGAIDLNLPLADNLRNVALKLGKPLSQLTVTILAKPRHDACIADMQQLGVKVFAIPDGDVAASILTCMPDSEVDVLYGIGGAPEGVISAAVIRALDGDMQGRLLARHQVKGDSAENRRIGEDELARCRQMGIEAGGVLKLDDMARNDNVIFSATGITKGDLLDGIARKGNIATTETLLIRGKSRTIRRIKSTHYLDRKDRTLHEFLL